A single genomic interval of Pyrus communis chromosome 7, drPyrComm1.1, whole genome shotgun sequence harbors:
- the LOC137740071 gene encoding protein NUCLEAR FUSION DEFECTIVE 4-like — translation MGRVQEKLRSFFSNRWLVFVAAMWVQSCAGIGYLFGSISPVIKSSMDYNQRQISRLGVAKDLGDSVGFLAGSLCEVLPLWAALLVGALMNFVGYGWVWLVVTGRAPSLNLWAMCILIFVGTNGETFFNTVALVSCVQNFPKSRGPVVGILKGFAGLSGAILTQIYVMIHSPDHASLIFMVAVGPAMVVIALMFIVRPVGGHRQVRPTDAMSFTFIYSLCLLLAAYLMGVMLVEDLIDLSHTVMVIFTAVLFVLLLIPIVIPISLSISSEARSLEEEALLPEPQTQDRGKSGHDANEVIFSEVEDEKPKEMDLLPASERQKRIAQLQSKLFQAAADGAVRVKRRRGPHRGEDFTLTQALIKADFWLIFFSLLLGSGSGLTVIDNLGQMSQSLGYDNTHIFVSLISIWNFLGRVGGGYFSEIIVRDFAYPRPVAMAVAQLLMAVGHIFIAFGWPGAMHIATILVGLGYGAHWAIVPAAASELFGLKKFGALYNFLTIANPAGSLLFSGVIASSIYDFEAEKQAHQHHHTHMSPGTSVFQGMLRMDAPMCEGSICFFLTSLIMSGLCIVAFVLSMILVHRTKIVYAHLYGKSRPAGLS, via the exons ATGGGTCGGGTGCAGGAGAAGCTGCGGTCCTTCTTCAGCAACCGATGGCTGGTTTTCGTGGCGGCAATGTGGGTGCAGTCCTGTGCGGGAATCGGCTACTTGTTCGGGAGCATATCGCCGGTGATCAAGAGCTCCATGGACTACAATCAGCGGCAGATTTCGCGGCTGGGGGTGGCTAAAGATCTCGGGGACAGCGTTGGGTTTTTGGCGGGGAGTTTGTGCGAGGTGCTGCCTCTGTGGGCGGCGCTGCTCGTTGGCGCTCTGATGAATTTTGTTGGGTACGGTTGGGTGTGGCTTGTTGTTACTGGTCGAGCTCCTTCGTTGAACTTGTGGGCT ATGTGCATTCTTATATTTGTGGGAACAAACGGCGAGACCTTCTTCAACACAGTTGCTCTGGTCTCTTGTGTGCAAAACTTCCCAAAAAGTCGGGGTCCCGTGGTTGGAATACTCAAGGGCTTTGCTGGGTTGAGCGGCGCAATTCTGACTCAGATATATGTGATGATCCATTCCCCAGaccatgcatctttgatttTCATGGTTGCGGTTGGTCCAGCAATGGTGGTTATTGCATTAATGTTTATAGTCAGACCGGTTGGAGGTCACAGACAAGTCCGGCCAACTGATGCCATGAGTTTCACGTTTATTTATAGCCTGTGCCTCCTATTAGCTGCTTATTTGATGGGGGTCATGCTAGTTGAAGATCTAATTGATTTGAGCCACACCGTGATGGTTATATTTACAGCGGTTTTGTTTGTGCTCCTGTTGATTCCCATTGTGATTCCCATTTCGTTGAGCATTTCCTCCGAGGCAAGATCTCTAGAAGAAGAGGCACTCCTACCCGAGCCACAGACACAAGACCGCGGGAAATCTGGGCACGATGCAAATGAGGTAATATTTAGTGAGGTGGAAGACGAGAAGCCTAAGGAAATGGACTTACTTCCAGCATCCGAAAGGCAAAAACGAATTGCTCAATTGCAATCGAAACTATTCCAAGCAGCTGCCGATGGAGCAGTTAGGGTTAAGAGGAGGAGAGGTCCACATAGAGGGGAGGACTTCACATTGACACAAGCTTTGATCAAAGCTGACTTTTGGCTTATTTTTTTCTCACTTCTCTTGGGTTCTGGATCTGGTTTAACGGTGATTGATAACCTCGGTCAGATGAGCCAGTCTCTCGGGTATGACAATACGCATATATTTGTATCCCTGATCAGCATCTGGAACTTTCTTGGTCGGGTTGGTGGCGGTTACTTCTCTGAGATTATTGTGAG GGACTTTGCTTATCCAAGACCGGTAGCAATGGCTGTGGCACAACTCCTTATGGCAGTTGGGCATATCTTCATTGCTTTCGGATGGCCTGGGGCAATGCACATTGCCACCATCTTGGTTGGACTAGGCTACGGGGCTCATTGGGCGATTGTGCCAGCTGCTGCTTCTGAattgtttggcttgaaaaaGTTTGGGGCTTTATACAATTTCCTCACGATTGCAAACCCTGCTGGTTCGTTGCTCTTTTCTGGTGTGATTGCTAGCAGTATATACGACTTTGAAGCTGAGAAGCAAGCTCATCAGCACCATCACACGCATATGAGTCCAGGAACATCAGTTTTCCAAGGCATGCTTCGAATGGACGCACCAATGTGTGAGGGTTCTATATGCTTCTTCTTAACTTCGTTAATCATGTCCGGATTATGCATTGTTGCCTTTGTTTTAAGCATGATTCTGGTACATCGGACTAAGATTGTATATGCCCACCTGTATGGAAAATCACGTCCAGCTGGGCTTTCATGA